The stretch of DNA TGCGAAGATTTTCTTCCACAGTCAGTTCCTTACCTGCCTGTGAAGTgacattctttttcatttaaatctcttttctccccatttatttttctcccatgCTCGTCTCTCTCATTATCATCTTTCTCACATTTCACATTACAACAACTCATGGATCCTGTAGGTCACGTCTGTATGGTAGCAGTCATTTCCTTGGTGTAGTATGTGTTTGCAAGTGAACTCATTTGCGTGTATTGCTTTGGAGTGGGCTCCCTGAACCCCTGTCACTCCCATGCCACGTCTGAGCTTGCAGCCTGGGAGGTGTTTCCAGCTGACAGTTCCCCGTAGCCGCATCCTGCAGACTGTCCCTCTGACCCAAGAGGTTCTGCGGCATCGCCGTCACCCATGGACTCGCAGTACCTTACTTTGCACGGTACTTCTGTTTTGCTCacggtggggctggggggggggccacGGGGAGCATTTGTTGAAGGTCACGAGCTGTCTCACAGACAGAGCTGGTCCCAAACGTGCCCTGCTGTGGGGAGCAGCGCCCTCGTTGCTGGCCCTTAAAGGAAGTCCCCGATGCTGAGCGCTCCACCCTCCAGTTCTAGCTGAGTGAAAACATCCTTCCTAACCTCTCCCAGGCACAGCAGTACCCCACTTCTCacctcaccccacagccctggcagCACAGGGCCTCGGGACAGCCAAGCCGTGTGGGACAGGGCTTGCTCAGTTTGTACTCCCCCCATGAGGCAGAGGATGTGAGGCACAGCGCGAGCTCCCCATGCCCTCCCTCCGGCTTTGCTGCTCTCCATCCTCTCACTTTTGGGAGAAGGGGTGCCCAGAGGCTGGTGTGTCAGGTGGGCACGTGCAGGTGCACATGAAGGTCctcagggcaggggaggacagCAAACATCCTCAGGGCAGCAGGTCCAGGTCCCCGTCAAGCTGGGAGCACCAGGCTCCGGCTAAGAAGCATAAGGAGCAGATGAAATTGAACAGTGCTTATCAGAGTAACACCAGCTCCTTCTTCACCAGGCTGAGTCCCAACAGACTCCTTGCTGGTATGGAGGCTTTGGTGCGGCTGTGCCCAGACAAGAGGAGGACAGGCACGGTGCTTGTCAAACCGCTGCTGCTCCTCACAGAGGAAAAGCTTTCTGCCAAAATGCCAGCTGTGATGCCATCCTATCCTGCTGACCCAGGCTGGGGTTTTCACACCGTGAACCAGTTGCTATGACATTACTGGACAAAACACCCATTTCTGTGAGCAGAGGAAATCTTAATTTCCCATCTTTGTTATGGGCAAGGCAAGCACTGCAGGAAGGTGTCTAATCAAGGGGCCTCTCTGTGTTGTACAGCGGTCCAGCCTCTGCTAGCTAACAACATTGTGCTGAGGCTGTGCTTTCCCGTGCAAGACACTGCACATGCCCCTGAGCCAAGGCAAAGGGcgaagcagcaggagaaagagcaCAAGATGTCCGCAGGTCACTGAGGTTAAAGTAGCCAGGAGGACCTCGAGGTGGAGGGCGATGATCATACAGACCGGACCCACGCATTTCATCTCAGGTGTCTTCATAGTCTTGTACAGCTCCAGAGAGGCACCCGGATCCGGGGAGATTTCTGGTAATGGTGTCCCTTGGCACAGAGCTTTCCAAAGCCTTTCAGACCACCTGGGACAAAGGTGGCTGCAGGCAAGAGCCCTGGAGGTTTCCAGGGAAGACCTATAGACATTCTGGATCTTCTCTGGTACAGACCAAAGGAATGTGGATTTTTCAAACCGTACTTTAAAAATCAACTTACAGCACTAAAAAATAAGACGATAAAGCTAGATGCTAATCTTTACATCAACTAGGGCACTCTATGCCTGGAGCTCATTTGCCTTGCAAATACTCTATTGTTACATGATGGGTCCCTCCCTACTCACTTAAATGAATAACTCCACCCCAAAAAAGAACTTCTGCTGAAACTGCTGGAGGAGAGACGGATCCTGCCCCTGAAACCATGGGCCCTGTCAGCTACTCATCAGAGACCTATGACTTGGTGAGTCAGGCCTGGATTTGCTTGCTAATGGGGAGAGCAGGTAGAGCTGGGGTGGGCTGAAAGACCTGGTTTCTATCTGTCCGTCTTCTCACCCTCCGGTTGGCTGAGGGAGAGCTTGAGCGATTTCTTATGCCAGCACAATCAGCCCTCACATCCCTTAAGTCCAGACTTGACCAACAAGGGGACTGCAGGTGACAGCGCCGTGCTTGCGGAGAGCCAGCGTAACATGGCTGTAGCCGTTGTGATCCAATGGTGCCAGGTATTCCCTTGGGGACAGCTGCTTAACTACCAGGACCTCGTGCACTGATGTTCTGGCGAGCGCTGAGCCCGAGCACTGTCCTTGCACGGGGACCAAGACCACAGTCGCTGCTGAAGGGCCAGGTGGCTCACTGGGAGAGCCAGGCTGCTCCCGCAGCCCCATCCCGCGCTGCCAGCCTGTCCCAGTCTCTactccctgctgccctgctctcTGCGCAGCCATTGACTCAACGTGGGTGTAAAACACTTGTTCTGAGTCAGGGACCTTTTGCACCAGCCTTTGGTGGTATAAATGACTGTGCACACAGCGTGCAAAGCCCTGGAAATCTCATCTAGTAGCTTTACATAACAGGAATACCCAAGCAAACCCAATGCTGTCTCGCCACCTGTGAAAACCCTTGATACGATCACACACGCTCCTACCCCTGCTTGCCTTCTCCACGAAGAGGCTGCCGTAGACTCTGCTGAAAGGGCAATATGCATTATATTTACAAgaggggaatttttaaaaggggaagATGAATTGCAAGTACTTCTTCTAATAGGGAGTGATGTCAGTGTGTATTCTGCCCCGTAGTTCTCTCCCCTGCGTCTGCAAGTGAAAGATGGCAGCTGCACCTTTTAGAGTACGTTGTGCTATCCAAGAAGTCCACAGCAGCGGTATCATTTGCCTGGTTTTCAAATGTTGAAGCTCAGCATTTGTTTTATAATACAGTGGCTCTCTGCAGCCTACCTCAGGGGTTGTTTAGTTTCTCTAAAGAGAGAAATGCTGGATTTAATTTTTACCAATTTTTCTGTCCCTCCTTTGTCCCGTACaccagggaagagaggagatGGGGGAAAGCCCTACCCTCCTTATTTTTTCTGATTCATCCAGTATAAAAATTGTTTGTGAGTGGTGGTCGTTCCTTTAGAACTTTTTTGCAGAAGACACTTCTCTCACTGACCTCTGCTGAAGTTCAGTGGCAGCACTAATGCTTGCTGAGAGGTTAAAACCAAACTCAAACCTTTTTCATCTCCATGCTGGTTCATTCCTCCAGCTGAACTCTCCATTGGAAATCTGTCCCACGACCAGAAAACCAGCAAAGTTGAAGCGTGCCGTCCGCCTGCCCGCAGCATGTCACGTGCTATCAGCAAGCGGCTGCTTGTGGCAAAACTGCATTGTTTTTATTGCAAGGGGGATTAAGCAGCACTGGGATTTGTTCTTTGTATGCAATACTTTCCAGAACCTTAGCTTAGCAATTTTACCTCCactgtgaattattttaaattataaggAGACCCcgtgggaggggtggggggaactcGGCTAACATTGGGGCTGAGTGCCAACAGTCAGGTGCCACAGCAAGAACAGTTTTGTACCTTTTCTCAGACTTCCCACAGTTGGGAGTTTGTGACGCACATTTCCCACCTCTGTCTCCTGGGAGCTTCCCAGGTTTGGCTCCCTCCCTAGAACAGGCCACAGATCGCACACAAGCAATGCCACATTTGCTTTGGTGGTGCCATATGTTGCTTTACTTATACTTGCCGCTTGTCGCAGCAACCTGCCCACAGAGATTTTCAAAAAAGGCCTCAGCGGTGTCCTGTCAAAGCAGTGACAAACTTCACCCTGTGCACTCACCAGCGAGGATCGCTTGACCGATTGAGCAAGCGTAGAAGTAAAAATGATGAGAACATTTGCACCAAAAGGGCATTTATCTCAGTATTGCCCACTGAGTGCAGCGAGGGCCTCACCTAAACTTTGACACCTTAGGAGACCACTCGTCTCTGTAACCTTGTGGCAAAGTAATGGGCCCAAAACAGTAACTCCATTTCTCCATAGCAAGAAAGCTTTGCCCACTTAACCTTCCTCAGCTGCAGACtagagaaacaaaaacacagtTGCAGAAAGACCACCGAGATCTCCACCAGGTCTCCTGAAGTGCTGCAGGCCAGTTTTCATTGTAATGGGACCAATGTGACTCAAGAGCCGTAAAGGCAGCTCCACTACAGTAACGTGGCATTTCCACAGGCTTTGCTCTTATTCATGGGTTTCCCTAGTTCAGCACCCGGAGAGAGGATGAGCAGAAGCTCTGTCAGTAACTTGCACTGATATGGgcaatttcagttttaaagctTTGGGAATGAAATGTgcttctcccagccctggcaTGGGCTAGAAGGGAATGACTCACGTGGAAAATCCCTAATAGTGCACaagctgcttctcttctgcagcCAAATGTTTTGATCGCTGGCAGTTGTAGGGAactgagaaaagcagctgaCATGTGGAGACCAGAATAACTCTGAGATGTGGGTTAGAGGGGAAAAGGGATCCCTGAACAAAAGGCACACAGGAATGGGCTTCCCAGGCATGCACTTGACTGCTCAGTTACAGAAAAAGACACCCCTTAATTGCCCACCCCCAAATCTGGCTGCAATTGTATTGCAGGAGACCTCTACAAAGGTCTCCCTGTGCGCACACTGTTGACTTCTCCCATCCCAGATCAGGCAGTCACCTGCTTCCAGTCCTAGAAACAGGAATCGCAGTAGAGTCCCCAAAAGCCTCGGCTTGTGGCATTCAGCGCATCTCCTGCGGCTCTGGTCCCTGCCCTTCCTGTCTCAGCCCGGACTCTGACTTTTCATCCTCTTCTATTTGTCTCCAACTCATCTCTGTCCGCTCCCACCCACACTCGCTGCTCTGCTCAGAGATGCACATGAGAGGACGCCTGAGACACAGCTCAGCGCACGCTTCCCCTGCCCGCGGCGAGTGGCTTACAGTAAGAGCCCTACCTGCCGTCTTATCAACAATCAGATGGTGTCTGATAGTAGCACTCAGCCTCCGCACCTCCAGCTCTGAATGCAAGGTGATGCTGGAAACCGTTCAGCAGCCAAAGCTGTTGAACACCGCGCAGGCTGCCCATCCGCCGTCATCGATGGCGCTGGTGTGGCTCCAGGCAGCGCTCCGACACGCCAGCCAGCAAACCTGTCCATTTgccatgttttcctttttccctttaaagGTGGAACCCTCCAAGCTCTCCCCAGTGAAGTTTCCCATTCCAACACATGTTCTCTTTGGAGTTTTCAGCATGGTCACCCATGCGTCCTGAGCAGCCTGGTTTGGTCGCTGTACCAAGTTGcaaaggattttgttttggttttgttttttggggggagattGAAGGATCTGGCCCTGGCCAACACATCACAGGTTTCTGTGCATGTTGGTAATCCCCTGACACAGGGTCCAGGTATGGACTGGGCAGGGAGAAAACAAACTGGGAGggatttttaaaggcttttgtCTTTAGCAGTAATCTCCAATCTCCAGGATCATACcctaaacaggaaaaataattgttctttGGGAATATGAATGCTTCTCACCAAAGGCTTGCAGCCCCACCATTATGTAAGCGGAAGACAGTCGCGTGCATTTGAGGTtttgggcagggaggaggactTCTGGCCCCCAAGAGGACTGGCTCTTGCCCATTCGGGAGGAAGCACCGTGGCATCACAGCACAGCGGCAGCACTGCTGGGTACAGAGCCAGTGGGGAATGCGACTGTGGCAAGACCAAGAGTAACTTGGGTCAGACCAAAGTCTGTCTGGCTCAACGCTCTTTGTGGCAGTAGCCAAAGGTAGAGGCCCAGGGAAGAGCACAAGAGCTGGGCAAGCTTACTCCGCGCTTTCCCCAAGGGCTCGTTTGCCCTCCTGCTGTCCACTGCTCGGGGACCACCTGTGCCAGCTGCCTGCTCCACACATTCGATAATGCTCCGTACACTTTTTCCCCATCAACATGCCCGGGCTCCCATTGGAGCCATGCAGATGgtttcagcagcacagcagtttGAGATGAGTGCTGCCGCTGCGAAGTCACCTCCTTACCCCAGACAGTCGTGTGTGGAGGCACCCAGTGCGTCGCCCAGGGAAGGCTGCCCGAGAGGGGAGAAACATAAATCACCCTTCTGTAGCTAGGCACAATGCAGAACTCAAGGCTGGTCATGGTCATTTGGCTTAGCAGCACATGGGGGgagcaaaaaccccaaaaattAGCTCTAAAACTGTTTAAAACAGGGCTAGTATTTTTAGATGGGAACTTCGGCTGAcaagggaaggagcagcaggtgcAAACGGCTACAGCTGGCAGTGAAAGGTATGAAAGCAGCGAGCAGAGACTTCCGCTGTGGTTGACACTGAAGTCTCAGCACTGGTCTCCAGAGAGGGTGTGGGTGGGGGAGCTCGGGGTAACTGCTGCCGAGCTCTTCCCAGTCGTCACTGATTTCTCAGCTTGCCACGAGCCTCCTGTGCCACTCTCTTTTTGCGCTTGTCTGCATCCGAGCTCTTTGTGAATGCCCAGCTTCTGCCAGGTGCCTGAGGCCAGCCAGAGCATGCCCACCGTCCAGGGGGCTCGTCCCGAGCACGGCTCCAGCTTCCTGGCACTCAGGACTTGCCTGCAGTCTCAGCCCAAATATAGGCTGCTCACCTGGCCAGGAGCTACAGCAGGCCAAGGACGAATCACACCTGTGGTGCCTCTATCACACTTTCTTTACCGGGTATCAGCCTGGGGTCTGAGTGGTGTTTTCAGATTCCCTTTTCTGCTCTGACTGCAATTAATTCAGAACCGCAAGGTTTACCAACAGAACAGATTTCTCTCTCCAGCATCCATCCCCATAGCTCTGGCATGGTGGTGCCTCAGAGGCATTCCTCCGGTCAGTTGTGCTTGAACACCTGCCCCACACCTTTCTCTGAGTGCATGGAAAGTGATCCcaagcacagctgctgctgtccccacCTCACCTtgctctgccctgggcagcTCTGAGGTCTCTGaggagaagaggcagaaagGGACAGGATCAGTGCACATAAGTTGAGGTACAGATGTGCTGTGTGGTGAATCCCACCACCTTCATACCTAACAGCAGACAACACAGGGACAGTTGGTGTCAGAAATGGGTGGAAAAATTGGGAAAGCTGGTAGAGGAGGGTTCCATGCTGTgtgagaaagcaaaagccaccAGCAGGTAATTCAACAAGAACCAGAAGATGAAACTGGTCATTTGTCTGGACACCAGAACATCCCCAAATACGCTAGTTAAAGATTACAGAGTGAGCAGCCCTCGCAATTGGAGATAGGACAACcttctccctgtgctgctgcaccTCCTGGCACCCGAGGGGCCTTCCAGGTCGTCAGGCTGCAGACAGGCAGCACCTCCTCCTGACACAGGTGGGCTGTGGGACGTGGGGATGCTCCACTCCAGGTCTGCCAGGTGTGGCTGAGGGACTGGGTTCTCGTGTTCGGAAACTCCCCTCCAGTAACCAGACTCTCTCTGTTCCCCAGAGCCAGATGGAGCTGAGCGGTTACTACGAAGACGAGAACACCACCCCTTCTTTGGAAGGCTACTTTTGCTTCAACCCAGCCTCATCTGTGGTTGGCAACCAGAGAGACCCCTTCAGAAAGGTCTTCATGCCCCTCATCTATCTGCTGATGTTCGTGTTGGGGACTGTGGGCAATGCCCTGGTCCTGGTCATTTTAGAGCGGTTCAAGCGGTCTCGCACTACCACTGAAAACTTCCTTTTCCACCTCACCCTGGCCAACCTGGCACTGTTGCTAACCTTCCCCTTCAGCGTGGTGGAGAGCTTGGCTGGGTGGGTATTTGGGAAGTTCCTCTGCAAGATCCTCAGTGCTGTCCACAAGATCAATTTCTACTGCAGTAGCATGCTGCTGGGGTGCATTGCGGTGGACCGCTACCTGGCCATCGTCTATGCAATCCACACCTACCGCAAACGCAGAGCTCGCTCCATCCACCTCACCTGCACAGCTGTCTGGCTCTGCTCACTGCTTTTGACCTTACCTGATCTCATCTTCATGGAAGTCTGGACAGATGACAGCAACCGCAGCATTTGCTATTTTCCAGAGGTTGGGATCGATGGCAACAATGCCTGGCTGGCGACCCGCTTCCTCTACCACACCGTGGGCTTCTTTGTGCCCCTGCTAGTGATGTGTTACTGCTACACGGCCATTGTCCGGGCTCTGTGTCAGTCCCAGCGCCTGCAGAGGCAAAAAGCTGTCCGTGTGGCCATCCTGGTCACAGGCGTCTTCCTGCTCTGCTGGAGCCCATACCACATTGTCATCTTCCTGAACACACTTACCAAGCTAGAAGCCTTCACCAAGAACTGCCTCCTAGAAGACCAGCTGGACACGGCCATCATGGTGACAGAGGCCATCGGCTTCACACACTGCTGCCTCAACCCCATCCTCTACGCCTTCATTGGAGTCAAGTTCCGTAACGACTTCTTCCGAATCCTGCAGGAGCTCGGCTGCATAAGCCAGGAGACCCTGCAGGAGATCCTGGAGGTGACGAGGAAGGGCAGCGGGATTGAGTCTGACAACACCACCTCTATCTCCACTTTCTAGCTGGGAAAGGCTGCCTGCAGGGCAGAACCGGTCTGGGGCTTGCCTTCACAGTGGCACACGTGCTGTGGCCTCAGTCCCAAGTTTCACAAGTGTCCTCACCACTTCCTTCACTCCTCAGGAAACTGAGGTCCAATAGCCACCGAACACCCAAATCCCACCAGATACCTTCCCTGGCTCCTCCTGGTTCTCATACCTGTAGAAATCTGCCTGGCAGCTGTTGGTGAACACTGGCTGGCTGATGGTCACTCTGGTGGGGCCGGATGAACCCGAGTGGGATGAACCCGACGTTTCCACCTCTCCCTCGAAAAACTGACTGCAGGTGTCCTGCACATGGAGTCAGGCACAAGACTGGGGTGCCAGGGGCAAGGAAAAAAGTGCAGCCAAGTAAAAGTGGAGTTGTGTCAGCGAGCGAGGACTGAGGATGAAAGCTAAGCAGGTCTCCATTTCACCGGTACAGGTTGGTAGAGACATGCCCGAAGGAAGCAGTGGGACTCACTGGCCACGGCAACTGGAACGAGAGATACAGGTAGGACCGCCGGGGGATGCAGAGCTCGCTCCAATAGCAGGCGCACATGGTGCTGGACAGTCTCTGGCTGCAATATTACTCCTCCTGCTGCACAACGTAGCCCTGGCCAGCCACGGCAAGTTGATCTTCCCAAGATGGCTCGTGCCAGGAGGTCCTGCCACAGACTGAAAGATTTGACTGTCACAGATTCCCTTCCTGACACCAGCCGCATCCTTTCCAGCTCATTTGATCTGTTTTACTGCTGTTAAGAGTGCCAGCAAGTGACTGCCGAACTGAATGCCTGACTATGCA from Haliaeetus albicilla chromosome 7, bHalAlb1.1, whole genome shotgun sequence encodes:
- the CXCR5 gene encoding C-X-C chemokine receptor type 5, translating into MGPVSYSSETYDLSQMELSGYYEDENTTPSLEGYFCFNPASSVVGNQRDPFRKVFMPLIYLLMFVLGTVGNALVLVILERFKRSRTTTENFLFHLTLANLALLLTFPFSVVESLAGWVFGKFLCKILSAVHKINFYCSSMLLGCIAVDRYLAIVYAIHTYRKRRARSIHLTCTAVWLCSLLLTLPDLIFMEVWTDDSNRSICYFPEVGIDGNNAWLATRFLYHTVGFFVPLLVMCYCYTAIVRALCQSQRLQRQKAVRVAILVTGVFLLCWSPYHIVIFLNTLTKLEAFTKNCLLEDQLDTAIMVTEAIGFTHCCLNPILYAFIGVKFRNDFFRILQELGCISQETLQEILEVTRKGSGIESDNTTSISTF